The following are from one region of the Desulfobulbaceae bacterium genome:
- a CDS encoding HDOD domain-containing protein — protein MRHRPFTISAILPTAEQIKQVLGHEVSKLPSLPVVAIKLLRLTRDDVSAASDLVRLIETDPAITAKILRIVNSAAYGLRQKISSIKHAVVLVGFTAVRSLAMDVVLYEQLISGKRGRHAFNRVDFWQHCLTVATLCRGLAHKLGYPDPEEAYIAGLLHDIGKVVAETYGRITYSDFLGRLDSQDGLLVDIEKKIIGLSHADIGAFICQQWGLPDTVVLAMVLHHRRFIDLPLSQGQKMLIAMVSLANFIAWLLGAGSVRIARNSILQPEVEELIPLKEINLQELITSANREIKDIAEFYDFSLPTAEQFKENLLFSNIQLSRFNTNYYYLYGELQDKVKHLTQIRKSLGELHKSLDVREVVAITLQSVKQDFGYDRVCFLQIDSGQRSLKVVGASGSDRMKEMRGIEIEVRAEFATLLACLRGKSPALLHDGSSMDNQVLSQFSAHEMGIIPVLSRNTIIGVLEVDNFETHRPIDPEDLTTLTIITGELGLALENARRFHEVSTLAYHDGLTGIHNRAYLNVVLSDCFKRARNREISLAVGMVDVDFFKKFNDTYGHLHGDSVLKLLASTMKKISRPIDYVGRYGGEEFMFVLESTNSEDAYYFAERLRKEVETLGQLLVKRFPEQALTVSIGVASFQPEMSSVSEVIRKADKALYQAKAEGRNKTVSADQA, from the coding sequence ATGAGACATCGTCCTTTCACAATATCGGCGATCCTGCCGACAGCCGAACAGATTAAACAGGTGCTCGGTCATGAGGTGTCCAAGCTGCCTAGTTTGCCTGTGGTGGCGATCAAGTTGCTCAGGCTTACCAGGGATGATGTCTCAGCAGCTAGTGATCTGGTCCGTCTTATCGAGACAGATCCAGCTATAACCGCCAAGATCTTGAGGATTGTCAACTCGGCTGCCTATGGTTTGCGCCAAAAGATATCGTCGATTAAGCACGCCGTGGTCCTGGTAGGGTTCACGGCTGTCCGGTCTCTGGCCATGGATGTGGTCCTCTACGAGCAACTCATCAGTGGTAAACGGGGTCGTCATGCCTTCAATCGGGTTGACTTTTGGCAGCACTGCCTGACCGTGGCCACTCTCTGCCGTGGGCTGGCCCATAAACTTGGATATCCTGATCCTGAAGAGGCGTATATTGCCGGTCTCCTTCATGATATTGGCAAGGTGGTAGCTGAGACTTACGGTCGGATTACTTACAGTGACTTCCTCGGACGCCTCGATAGCCAGGACGGTCTGCTTGTTGATATTGAAAAAAAGATTATCGGGCTTAGCCATGCCGATATCGGGGCTTTTATCTGTCAGCAATGGGGATTGCCTGATACTGTAGTGCTGGCCATGGTGCTGCATCATCGGCGATTTATTGATCTGCCCCTGAGCCAGGGGCAAAAGATGCTGATCGCCATGGTCTCCCTGGCCAATTTTATCGCCTGGTTGTTGGGGGCGGGGTCGGTGCGGATCGCCCGTAATTCCATTCTGCAGCCTGAGGTGGAGGAGTTGATTCCACTCAAGGAGATTAACCTGCAGGAACTGATAACTTCAGCGAACCGGGAGATCAAGGATATCGCTGAATTTTACGATTTCTCCTTGCCGACAGCGGAGCAGTTTAAGGAGAATCTGCTTTTCTCTAATATTCAGTTGAGTCGGTTCAACACCAATTACTACTATCTGTATGGAGAGTTGCAGGACAAGGTCAAACACCTGACCCAGATCAGGAAGAGTTTGGGGGAGCTACACAAGAGTCTTGATGTGAGGGAAGTCGTGGCGATTACCTTGCAATCAGTAAAGCAGGATTTTGGTTATGATCGTGTCTGTTTCCTGCAGATCGACAGTGGACAGAGAAGTTTGAAAGTGGTTGGGGCAAGCGGTAGTGATCGTATGAAGGAGATGCGTGGCATCGAGATTGAGGTCAGAGCGGAATTTGCGACCCTTCTGGCTTGTCTTCGGGGGAAATCCCCGGCTCTGCTTCATGATGGCAGTTCTATGGATAACCAAGTTCTTAGCCAATTTTCAGCTCATGAAATGGGCATTATTCCAGTGCTGAGTCGTAATACCATTATCGGCGTTCTTGAGGTTGACAATTTTGAGACCCATCGGCCAATTGACCCGGAAGACCTGACAACATTGACGATAATCACTGGCGAGCTTGGTCTTGCTCTGGAGAATGCTCGACGATTTCATGAGGTGTCCACCCTGGCCTATCACGATGGGTTGACCGGGATCCATAACCGTGCTTATCTCAATGTTGTACTGAGCGATTGTTTTAAAAGAGCCCGAAATCGGGAGATTTCTTTGGCAGTGGGCATGGTGGATGTCGATTTCTTCAAGAAATTCAATGATACTTATGGGCATCTTCATGGTGATTCCGTGCTTAAACTCCTGGCCTCGACCATGAAGAAGATTTCGCGACCGATAGATTATGTCGGCCGTTACGGCGGTGAGGAGTTCATGTTTGTCTTGGAATCGACCAACTCGGAGGATGCCTATTACTTTGCGGAAAGGTTGCGTAAGGAGGTTGAGACCTTGGGGCAGCTCTTGGTAAAACGTTTTCCCGAACAAGCGCTGACCGTGTCGATAGGGGTGGCTTCATTTCAGCCTGAGATGTCTTCGGTGAGTGAGGTGATCAGAAAGGCAGACAAAGCGCTCTATCAGGCCAAAGCTGAGGGCAGAAACAAAACAGTGAGCGCTGATCAGGCTTAA
- a CDS encoding class I SAM-dependent methyltransferase, with translation MTEKKTFVERYQEKDTPWELNRPDHNLIDFFTSFPVPVVGSAIDIGCGTGNNTIWLASHGFQVTGCDLSDIALAQAEAKAESAKVTCAFFCGDIMRDQPPGAPFVFAFDRGCFHTFDALVDRSRIAARVAELLSDGGRWLSLVGSKDEDRGDRPGPPQLSAGEVLSAIEPYFELISMRRGHFDANQASGGALNWICHFRKRALQN, from the coding sequence ATGACTGAGAAAAAAACTTTTGTGGAACGGTATCAGGAAAAGGACACGCCGTGGGAACTCAATCGGCCCGATCATAATCTGATTGATTTTTTTACTTCGTTTCCCGTGCCGGTTGTTGGCTCGGCGATAGATATCGGCTGCGGGACTGGTAATAATACCATCTGGCTCGCCAGCCATGGCTTTCAGGTCACTGGTTGCGATCTTTCCGACATCGCCCTTGCTCAGGCAGAGGCGAAGGCTGAGTCAGCCAAGGTGACCTGTGCCTTTTTTTGTGGGGATATCATGCGGGATCAGCCGCCTGGCGCACCCTTCGTCTTTGCTTTTGATCGTGGTTGTTTTCACACCTTTGACGCCCTGGTTGACCGAAGCAGGATTGCTGCCCGGGTTGCCGAATTGCTGAGTGACGGCGGTCGCTGGTTGTCCTTGGTTGGCAGCAAGGACGAAGACCGGGGTGACAGGCCCGGTCCACCGCAGCTTTCGGCCGGGGAGGTGCTGTCGGCCATTGAGCCGTATTTTGAGCTTATCTCTATGCGCCGGGGGCATTTTGATGCCAACCAAGCTTCGGGAGGCGCTCTCAACTGGATCTGCCATTTCAGAAAACGGGCCTTGCAGAATTAG
- a CDS encoding peptidylprolyl isomerase has translation MIDYGMGRGCCCMRCTYSPADVANHEISGMCYEVSGNNYYRESCMAHVKKGSKVKVYYTCKMKDGTVVETNIGKTPLEFVVGKGKMIKGFDTALVGMDLGQTKTVVFKPAEAYGAKDQSLIWTVPVAELPAWVEVRQEVELDFVRADGSQVFGRIVKIDGDQVVIDGNHPLAGRNLTFEIKLHAVS, from the coding sequence GTGATCGATTACGGTATGGGGCGGGGTTGCTGTTGCATGCGCTGCACTTATTCACCAGCAGACGTAGCTAATCACGAAATTTCAGGCATGTGTTATGAAGTTTCAGGGAACAATTATTACAGAGAGAGTTGTATGGCCCATGTGAAAAAAGGAAGTAAGGTTAAAGTGTATTATACGTGCAAGATGAAGGACGGCACCGTAGTTGAGACCAATATCGGTAAAACCCCGCTCGAATTTGTGGTTGGCAAGGGCAAGATGATTAAGGGATTTGACACTGCCTTGGTTGGTATGGACCTCGGGCAGACTAAGACCGTGGTTTTCAAGCCGGCAGAGGCCTATGGGGCAAAAGATCAGTCCTTGATCTGGACAGTGCCGGTTGCAGAACTCCCGGCCTGGGTTGAGGTGAGACAGGAGGTCGAGCTTGATTTTGTTCGCGCCGATGGGAGTCAGGTTTTTGGTCGAATCGTCAAGATCGATGGCGATCAGGTGGTAATCGATGGTAATCACCCGCTTGCCGGCCGCAACTTGACCTTCGAAATTAAGCTGCATGCCGTCAGTTGA
- a CDS encoding Ni/Fe hydrogenase subunit alpha, whose protein sequence is MKVNCDINVHHLTRVEGHGNIKISIQDGVLRQATWEVVETPRFFEAILVGKKWDNAPWICGRICGICSIGHTLASIRAVENAFLMVPTLQTTRLRLLLKHMETLQSHILHLYFLAAPDFLNIGSVFPLIKSSPEVVARAAGLKKLANDMCDCVGGRRLHPTTTVVGGFTMLPDRKELAVFRERLADSIPGLVATVELFKTFSLPDFSRETEFVSLKGAQDYPFIGGDLISTDGVVKGESEYRQMTNEYLVDQSTSKWSKLSREAFAVGSLARVNNNFKFLHPLAQDVAAEFGLTPVNHNPYMNNIAQLVECVHVVYDSIQLIDELLGVPWQEPRQLVTPKAGVGVAAVEVPRGILYHSYDFDEAGHIVKCDCIIPTSQNHANIQYDLSALAEKFAAEGIQDRELELLAEMLVRAYDPCISCSVH, encoded by the coding sequence ATGAAGGTCAATTGCGACATCAATGTCCATCATCTTACCAGGGTTGAAGGTCACGGCAATATTAAGATCAGCATTCAGGATGGTGTTTTGCGCCAGGCCACGTGGGAAGTCGTTGAGACGCCAAGGTTTTTTGAGGCGATATTGGTCGGCAAGAAATGGGATAACGCCCCGTGGATCTGTGGTCGCATCTGTGGTATCTGCTCCATCGGCCATACCTTGGCCAGTATCCGAGCGGTGGAAAATGCCTTTCTCATGGTCCCCACCCTCCAAACCACAAGGCTCAGGCTGCTGTTGAAACATATGGAAACATTGCAGAGCCATATCCTCCATCTCTATTTCTTGGCAGCGCCTGATTTTTTGAATATCGGCAGTGTGTTTCCGTTAATCAAATCGAGTCCTGAGGTGGTTGCTCGAGCCGCGGGCCTTAAAAAACTGGCCAATGACATGTGCGATTGTGTTGGAGGCAGGCGTCTGCATCCGACAACGACTGTGGTCGGAGGTTTTACTATGCTGCCGGACCGCAAGGAACTTGCTGTTTTCCGTGAAAGACTGGCTGACTCAATCCCGGGGCTTGTCGCTACTGTCGAGTTATTTAAGACGTTCAGTCTGCCTGATTTTTCTCGGGAGACTGAATTTGTCTCGCTGAAAGGGGCGCAGGATTATCCCTTTATCGGCGGCGATTTGATTTCGACCGATGGGGTAGTGAAGGGTGAGTCGGAATACCGGCAGATGACCAATGAGTACCTGGTGGACCAGTCTACCTCCAAATGGAGTAAACTGTCACGGGAGGCGTTTGCTGTCGGGTCTTTGGCCAGGGTCAATAATAATTTTAAATTCCTCCATCCTTTGGCCCAGGATGTGGCCGCCGAATTCGGTTTGACTCCGGTTAACCATAATCCTTACATGAATAATATCGCTCAATTGGTTGAGTGCGTTCATGTGGTGTATGATTCGATTCAACTCATCGACGAGCTGCTTGGGGTGCCATGGCAGGAGCCGAGGCAGCTGGTCACTCCCAAGGCTGGTGTTGGAGTGGCGGCGGTAGAGGTGCCTAGAGGTATTCTCTACCACAGCTATGATTTTGATGAGGCTGGGCATATTGTTAAGTGCGACTGCATCATACCAACTAGTCAGAATCATGCCAATATTCAATATGATCTGAGCGCACTGGCCGAGAAGTTCGCGGCGGAGGGGATACAGGACCGAGAACTTGAACTGCTGGCTGAGATGCTGGTCAGGGCCTATGACCCGTGTATCTCCTGCTCGGTGCATTGA
- a CDS encoding NADH:ubiquinone oxidoreductase, giving the protein MTETPVQPKTFLGVPVYRPKVAFFELSSCEGCQLQILNNEATLLDFLSLVEVVKFREGMSGGTDDYEIAFVEGSITRPDEEERLKVIRKNAKVLVAFGSCACFGGVNQLKNRFNLDWVKKEVYGDHPIETSEVKPLDAVVTVDLKIYGCPVKKEEVERIVTALAIGSEIVYPKYPVCMECKANGNICLFDVGEPCLGPITQGGCDAWCPNSRSGCGGCRGPAADSNVEQLICIMEQYGFSKDTIIDRLECFGGFASYVGPLRSGQKP; this is encoded by the coding sequence ATGACCGAGACACCTGTTCAACCGAAAACCTTTCTGGGCGTTCCCGTCTATCGGCCCAAGGTTGCCTTTTTCGAGCTTTCCTCATGTGAGGGGTGCCAGTTACAGATTCTAAACAACGAGGCAACCCTGCTTGATTTCCTCTCTCTGGTGGAGGTGGTCAAGTTCCGCGAAGGGATGAGCGGCGGCACGGACGACTATGAGATTGCCTTTGTCGAGGGCAGCATAACCCGTCCGGATGAGGAAGAGCGGCTCAAGGTAATCCGTAAGAATGCCAAGGTCTTGGTGGCTTTTGGTTCCTGCGCCTGTTTTGGCGGGGTTAATCAGCTGAAAAATCGTTTCAACCTGGATTGGGTGAAGAAAGAGGTGTATGGCGACCATCCGATTGAAACCTCCGAGGTTAAGCCGCTGGATGCGGTGGTGACTGTTGATCTTAAGATTTATGGGTGTCCGGTAAAAAAGGAGGAGGTTGAGCGAATTGTCACGGCGCTAGCCATCGGCAGCGAGATCGTCTACCCCAAATATCCGGTCTGTATGGAGTGCAAGGCTAACGGTAATATCTGCCTCTTTGATGTCGGAGAGCCCTGTCTGGGGCCGATTACCCAAGGAGGTTGCGACGCCTGGTGCCCGAACAGCAGGTCCGGGTGTGGGGGGTGCCGAGGGCCGGCTGCGGACAGTAATGTCGAGCAGTTGATCTGCATCATGGAACAGTATGGGTTCTCGAAAGATACAATCATTGATCGTTTGGAGTGTTTTGGCGGTTTTGCTTCATATGTCGGGCCGCTCCGCAGTGGGCAGAAGCCATAG
- a CDS encoding oxidoreductase yields the protein MGNKLEFVPITHGHYHRRTDLAAFEFTYKAEITSIHRLTEYENLYRIQIIDPRERDQFDFLPGQFLMLEIPGIGEAPFSISSSPSRKGDVELCIRRVGSLTDFLAKIERGTQVGLRGPFGTSFPMEKMNGQNILLIAGGLGLAPLRAPIAYVQENRSRFNAVDIIYGTKDPSQLLFTYQYDMWRADDLNLHVTVDHADDTWTGRTGLVTKILEELFAERGDDYFQNTFAIVCGPPVMFKFVCNMLNQKDIPMQKMFVSLERRMHCGMGKCCRCNVGSTYTCLSGPVFDYWTVLNLKEAI from the coding sequence ATGGGCAATAAACTTGAATTTGTGCCAATCACCCATGGGCATTACCATCGACGGACCGATCTCGCCGCATTTGAATTTACCTACAAGGCAGAGATTACCAGCATCCACCGGCTAACCGAATATGAAAACCTGTACCGGATTCAGATTATCGATCCTAGAGAACGGGATCAGTTTGACTTCCTCCCCGGACAGTTTTTGATGCTGGAGATTCCCGGTATCGGTGAGGCCCCGTTTTCTATTTCGTCATCTCCTTCGCGGAAGGGGGATGTTGAACTGTGTATCCGACGGGTGGGTAGTCTCACCGATTTTCTGGCCAAAATCGAGCGCGGTACCCAAGTAGGCTTGCGCGGCCCCTTTGGCACCAGTTTCCCCATGGAGAAGATGAACGGCCAGAATATCCTGCTGATCGCAGGTGGTTTGGGTCTTGCCCCCTTACGCGCTCCCATTGCCTATGTTCAGGAGAACCGGAGCCGCTTCAATGCCGTGGATATCATCTATGGCACCAAAGATCCCTCGCAACTGCTGTTCACCTATCAGTATGATATGTGGCGGGCCGATGATTTGAATCTTCATGTGACCGTTGATCATGCTGATGACACCTGGACTGGGCGGACGGGATTGGTTACCAAGATTTTGGAGGAGTTGTTTGCCGAGCGGGGTGATGATTATTTCCAGAACACCTTTGCCATTGTCTGTGGCCCGCCGGTGATGTTCAAGTTTGTCTGTAACATGCTTAACCAGAAAGATATTCCGATGCAGAAGATGTTTGTATCCCTTGAGCGGCGAATGCATTGCGGCATGGGCAAGTGCTGCCGTTGTAATGTCGGGTCGACCTACACCTGCCTGAGCGGGCCGGTTTTTGATTACTGGACCGTACTGAATCTGAAGGAGGCAATCTGA